Proteins from a genomic interval of Zingiber officinale cultivar Zhangliang chromosome 2A, Zo_v1.1, whole genome shotgun sequence:
- the LOC122043753 gene encoding spidroin-1-like: MPDNINNIRPRWSDDYRSSSILRAEPFDRAIARFWAVYIDDKVGEGGGRAIPEGAGVAGRALRGVRQREGLFRRGRRRLPRHRAGELAGVDQGAGEGQKHQDFGCGGASSVGGMGEAVPGGGVSEGAGAGGRRVSEVIRSRCGESVKGLCINSVRS; the protein is encoded by the exons ATGCCCGACAATATCAACAATATCAGACCCAGA TGGTCAGACGACTACCGATCCTCCTCCATCCTCCGCGCCGAGCCCTTCGACCGCGCCATCGCTCGGTTTTGGGCCGTCTACATCGACGACAAG GTCGGAGAAGGAGGCGGCCGGGCAATTCCAGAAGGTGCTGGGGTTGCTGGAAGAGCCCTTCGCGGAGTGCGGCAAAGGGAAGGGCTTTTTCGGCGGGGACGCCGTCGGCTACCTAGACATCGCGCTGGGGAGCTGGCTGGGGTGGATCAGGGCGCTGGAGAAGGACAAAAGCATCAAGATTTTGGATGCGGAGGAGCTTCCTCGGTTGGCGGAATGGGCGAAGCGGTTCCTGGCGGAGGAGTCAGTGAAGGGGCTGGTGCCGGAGGCCGACGAGTATCTGAAGTTATACGCAGCCGCTGTGGCGAGTCAGTGAAGGGGCTTTGTATTAATTCTGTGCGatcataa